CCGGCCACAAAGTAAATCACGCAGCAAAAGGTAAACAGCGCCCACTTGAGCGTCATCACCGGGTGCGCCACCAGAATCACAATACTGAACACATACAGCGGATGTCGCACATACCGGAAAGGTCCGCGCACCACAAGCTGACCGGTCGCGGGTTCATCCAAGTCATAATCGGCTATCCCCTGACGCGCATCACGAAGCTGCCTAAGCCCGAGAAATGAAGACGTTCCCGCATGGCGCACACTCACCCAAAGTCCGGCAAGGGCCCCTATCTGTATCAGATGAAGCCCAAACTGCAGGGGCGGCTCAACCTTGTACAGCATGTGAGACTCAACCGGCGCAGCAAACCATACCACAGCAAGGGTAAGCACGGCAATTACATTATACAGCAAACGGTAGTACCAGCGCATCTGCGGGAAAATTCCGATGATGTTGCGCTTCACAACCCGACTTGCCAGAATGCTGTGCAGGATCGCGAACCCCAAAAAGGCGAGCACGAAAATCATAGGTTTAGCCAGCCCAGTACCAGGGCTTTATATTCCTGCAGGGCATTAAAACCTTTGTTGGTGAGCGCAACATTGGTTTGCTTCCGGCTCACCTGCACGCTGCGGTTGATCGCCACATAGCCCGCTTCTTCCAGCTTCCGGAGCTGAATACTAAGATTGCCATCCGTGGTTTTAACCGCATTCTTCAGGCTCATAAAATCAACTTCC
This genomic stretch from Cyclonatronum proteinivorum harbors:
- a CDS encoding methyltransferase family protein, encoding MIFVLAFLGFAILHSILASRVVKRNIIGIFPQMRWYYRLLYNVIAVLTLAVVWFAAPVESHMLYKVEPPLQFGLHLIQIGALAGLWVSVRHAGTSSFLGLRQLRDARQGIADYDLDEPATGQLVVRGPFRYVRHPLYVFSIVILVAHPVMTLKWALFTFCCVIYFVAGSWFEERRLLARYGRTYEDYRKRVPAFIPYKRYQYTSDG
- a CDS encoding transcriptional regulator — translated: MKTYYKNFSHRQLDALIHNRLRLAILSAVAHSEEVDFMSLKNAVKTTDGNLSIQLRKLEEAGYVAINRSVQVSRKQTNVALTNKGFNALQEYKALVLGWLNL